From one Helicoverpa zea isolate HzStark_Cry1AcR chromosome 10, ilHelZeax1.1, whole genome shotgun sequence genomic stretch:
- the LOC124633674 gene encoding uncharacterized protein LOC124633674 has translation MDHKFYKYCIVPQCESSTIKTPEKLFIHVPRNEQRRKWLQLARRDVNVALDSKMYFCEDHFDLPNDMENYMEYHVMGFVSQVRMKPDILPSKFDCQPDRRKRASSSLERPCALKRQRMTIIAECLNKTDSSIAKTTPVQEKSPVINKDLQKTRKTEDCLNKTVESSIASTSSVQGESSVTNSDSHMIGGILQEPKKTANKCVQVLLTKKYRSKATQTQKKSVDQAASPPSPFRYTKNVSTSPFKVEHVQPKLSRPSGSGISKKLLWEEDNSDSDFSLCKSTVTHSESSPSTKSTSGGSETVKQEKKSIEAVQNIINKIKNKPRFYIGIPKSSYFLLDIISKETNISIENLMLCLKKIRLDTKNQELADDFAMTPSNVTKIFFKHVLTLASVLRPFIVNIDKELNRKTLPMAFRHKYYNVSCIIDCLEIEVQKPSKSVNQALTWSEYKKANTIKYLISCTPNGLVNYISQGFGGRTTDTCLVESCDFVNTLEKGMVVMADRGFKHIEQFLLKSRVQLVRPPSVQSGGKLSKVEAKQTKQIASLRIHVERVIRRLREFNMLRPHACVNTNHVKILDDIITIACALINLQDSLIK, from the exons atgGATCACAAGTTTTACAAATATTGTATAGTGCCTCAGTGCGAAAGCTCGACTATTAAAACACCTGAAAAACTATTTATACATGTGCCTAGAAATGAACAAAGGCGAAAGTGGCTACAACTTGCAAGACGCGACGTGAATGTGGCTTTGGATTCAAAAATGTACTTTTGTGAGGATCATTTCGAT TTGCCAAATGATATGGAAAATTACATGGAATATCATGTCATGGGATTTGTATCGCAAGTTCGGATGAAACCAGATATTTTACCTAGTAAATTTGATTGTCAACCAGATAGAAGAAAACGAGCAAGCAGTAGTTTGGAACGACCATGTGCTCTAAAAAGACAAAGGATGACTATAATAGCAGAGTGCTTAAATAAAACAGACAGCAGCATTGCCAAAACTACTCCAGTTCAAGAAAAATCTCCAGTTATTAATAAAG ATTTACAAAAAACTAGAAAAACAGAAGATTGCTTAAATAAAACAGTTGAGAGCAGCATTGCCAGCACTAGTTCAGTTCAAGGAGAATCTTCTGTTACAAATTCAG attcaCACATGATCGGAGGAATTTTACAAGAACCtaaaaaaacagcaaataaaTGTGTACAAGTATTGCTGACAAAGAAATACAGAAGCAAAGCTACTCAAACACAAAAGAAATCAGTGGACCAGGCAGCTTCACCACCTTCACCATTCAGATATACCAAAAATGTTTCTACATCTCCATTTAAAGTTGAACATGTACAACCTAAACTATCACGACCATCTGGATCTGGAATATCAAAGAAGTTGTTATGGGAAGAAGATAACTCAGATAGTGatttttctttatgtaagtCAACTGTGACTCATTCAGAATCTTCACCGTCTACAAAATCTACTTCAGGCGGCAGCGAAACAGTTAAACAGGAGAAAAAATCAATTGAAGctgtacaaaatataattaataaaattaaaaataaacctaggTTTTACATTGGAATACCCAAAAGCAGTTACTTTTTATTGGACATAATAAGTAAAGAAACCAATATTTCAATAGAAAATTTGATgttatgtttgaaaaaaattcGCTTAGACACTAAAAATCAAGAACTAGCTGATGACTTTGCAATGACACCATCGAATGTTAccaaaattttttttaaacatgtgcTTACATTAGCAAGTGTGTTGCGTCCATTCATTGTGAACATAGATAAagaattaaatagaaaaacCCTGCCCATGGCATTTaggcataaatattataacgttAGCTGCATTATTGACTGTTTAGAAATTGAGGTGCAAAAGCCATCTAAGTCAGTCAACCAAGCATTAACTTGGTCtgaatataaaaaagccaatacaattaaatatttaatatcttgCACTCCAAATGGATTAGTGAACTACATATCGCAAGGATTTGGGGGCAGAACAACGGATACATGCTTGGTAGAATCGTGtgattttgtaaatactttAGAAAAAGGAATGGTTGTAATGGCAGACAGAGGGTTCAAACACATtgaacagtttttattaaagtCTAGGGTTCAATTAGTTAGACCTCCAAGTGTACAATCGGGTGGAAAACTAAGTAAGGTTGAGGCTAAGCAAACGAAACAAATTGCTAGTTTAAGAATACATGTGGAACGTGTGATACGGCGTTTGAGAGAATTTAATATGTTAAGACCACATGCATGTGTCAATACAAATCATGTAAAAATATTAGATGATATTATTACTATAGCATGTGCTTTAATTAATTTGCAAGATtctctaattaaataa
- the LOC124633669 gene encoding uncharacterized protein LOC124633669, producing the protein MEAGFLKATSSNLPKVDVIMLGAFFANNTNFCSAEFRNTKTSLSSRASYGDDAISYVQLKRDGKLCTIKCKICPEHKVRSKLYTVTLVIDEEEDLICSLECHDCVASHGGCKHAIAFVMWIHRRSEEPSCTSTECYWKKSKLSQVGTSLKCITAKEMSKGCPSLSSNSSVLAKYLHEASKRKIEDCELLKYQPNSNLSDTALVSMHQLVFKFKEKCSEIFIQNVNIPDITIRKVEKETRNQYKSRLWYELRYGRITASRAFEVSRCKTPDGTLISTIMGGQIPDTPAMRRGRILEDSVRQILQRKLKKTIRTCGLILNSKYPMIAGSPDGICEEYIIEIKCPTSAKTFMNYIKDGKTTERYYYQIQIQMYLADLKKCIFCVADPKFSENKKIEMLYVDYDEKIVVNIIETNLVPFWQNNVYPLLYQSINNS; encoded by the exons ATGGAAGCAGGGTTTTTAAAAGCGACTAGCAGTAACTTGCCCAAAGTCGATGTTATTATGTTGGGTGCGTTTTTCGCAAATAATACCAATTTTTGCTCTGCCGAATTCCGGAATACCAAAACTTcatt atcATCTCGTGCATCATACGGGGATGATGCAATTAGCTACGTGCAATTAAAACGTGACGGAAAACTTTGCaccataaaatgtaaaatatgtccAGAGCATAAAGTGCGCTCCAAACTATACACAGTGACATTAGTTATTGACGAAGAAGAGGACTTGATTTGTTCCTTAGAGTGCCATGACTGCGTAGCTTCCCATGGCGGTTGCAAGCATGCCATAGCGTTTGTCATGTGGATTCATCGCAGGAGTGAAGAGCCATCATGCACGTCCACTGAGTGTTATTGGAAAAAGTCGAAACTGTCACAAGTTGGTACCAGTCTTAAATGCATAACTGCAAAAGAAATGTCCAAGGGCTGTCCTAGTTTGTCATCGAATTCGAGTGTGCTTGCAAAGTATTTACACGAAGcaagtaaaagaaaaattgaggactgtgaattattaaaatatcagcCCAACTCAAACCTTTCAGATACAGCATTAGTTTCAATGCATCAACTTGTGTttaaatttaaagaaaaatgttctgaaatatttattcaaaatgttAATATACCAGATATTACTATCAGAAAAGTTGAAAAAGAAACTAGAAATCAATACAAAAGCAGACTATGGTATGAACTGCGGTATGGCCGAATAACCGCATCTAGAGCTTTCGAAGTAAGTCGCTGTAAGACCCCAGATGGCACATTAATATCAACAATTATGGGTGGACAGATACCAGACACACCAGCAATGAGAAGAGGAAGGATTTTAGAAGACTCGGTGAGGCAAATTTTGCAACGaaagttaaagaaaacaattagAACGTGTGGGCTAATATTGAACTCAAAATATCCTATGATCGCTGGATCACCAGATGGTATCTGTGAAGAATACATAATAGAAATTAAGTGCCCTACAAGTGcaaaaacttttatgaattaTATAAAAGATGGGAAAACTACTGAAAGATATTATTATCAAATCCAAATTCAGATGTACTTGGCTGATTTAAAAAAGTGCATATTTTGTGTAGCTGATCCTAAATTTAGTGAAAACAAGAAAATTGAAATGTTATATGTTGATTATGATGAAaaaattgttgtaaatattatagaaaCCAATTTGGTTCCATTTTGGCAAAACAATGTATATCCATTATTATATCAAAGTATAAACAACTCCTAA
- the LOC124633673 gene encoding uncharacterized protein LOC124633673 isoform X2 yields the protein MNHISSSNVKKISRMEPPPVDEAAEKTISDYLRSWGLEAYIPKFLESIDVETLQMLSEADLKDLVPIIGHRAKLTTQIKLLTNIMSNAFENTCTNTTPDSNNQIMLYTVEDLPVVQTLPDEKWK from the exons ATGAATCATATATCATCAAGCAACGTCAAGAAGATTTCAAGAATGGAGCCGCCGCCGGTAGACGAGGCGGCAGAGAAAACGATCTCGGACTATCTGCGGTCTTGGGGATTGGAAGCTTACATTCCAAAATTTTTGG AATCCATTGATGTGGAGACTCTCCAAATGTTGTCAGAGGCTGACTTGAAAGACTTAGTGCCAATTATTGGACACCGGGCTAAGCTGACGACACAAATCAAACTTTTGACCAATATAATGTCAAATGCTTTTGAGAAcact tgtACTAATACTACTCCGGACTCAAACAACCAAATAATGCTGTATACAGTGGAAGATTTGCCAGTTGTACAGACATTACCTGATGAAAAATGGAAATGA
- the LOC124633673 gene encoding uncharacterized protein LOC124633673 isoform X1, with the protein MNHISSSNVKKISRMEPPPVDEAAEKTISDYLRSWGLEAYIPKFLEESIDVETLQMLSEADLKDLVPIIGHRAKLTTQIKLLTNIMSNAFENTCTNTTPDSNNQIMLYTVEDLPVVQTLPDEKWK; encoded by the exons ATGAATCATATATCATCAAGCAACGTCAAGAAGATTTCAAGAATGGAGCCGCCGCCGGTAGACGAGGCGGCAGAGAAAACGATCTCGGACTATCTGCGGTCTTGGGGATTGGAAGCTTACATTCCAAAATTTTTGG AAGAATCCATTGATGTGGAGACTCTCCAAATGTTGTCAGAGGCTGACTTGAAAGACTTAGTGCCAATTATTGGACACCGGGCTAAGCTGACGACACAAATCAAACTTTTGACCAATATAATGTCAAATGCTTTTGAGAAcact tgtACTAATACTACTCCGGACTCAAACAACCAAATAATGCTGTATACAGTGGAAGATTTGCCAGTTGTACAGACATTACCTGATGAAAAATGGAAATGA